The genomic segment GTCTTTCAGGGTGTCTGGCCACAAGTGTTAGGATATTATAACAAGAGAGGAGAGATAAGAAGCCTATAGGGGCAAGTTATGGCCATTAGAAACAGAACTCTCCATTACTAGGAACAAGAcaccacatactgtaaatatgtcattataatatactgtatagtatcaAGAAGACCCAACCAAAGGAGTGTGTGGATAACTATTGGGTTCTGACCTATAGGTTGAGAATCCCTGTATGCTGTACACAGTCAAGATTTGGAGACAGAAGGTTTATCTATTGAGAGCCACATAGTTGTGACTACTGACCATGCAGTACCTGGTGCTACTAAACATACCTGGTCAGCTGCAATTTCCAGGCTCAGCACATTAGAGTAGAAATATGCATGCATTCCAGAATCAAAGAAATACTCTGACAGTGCTATGTACACCATGCGTTCTTTTTCCTTGATGTGTAATGCCGGTGACATATTGGGAATGGTCTCATTTTCTGCAGAAAGCGAGAAGAACATGCCCTGCAAATAAAGGAAGAGTGTCAGCCACCAGCAAAGGGAATAGTCGGGTGAAATATTACAGCTACTCTTCCTACCTTAAAGTCCATATCCAAACTGTCTTCAGACACATCTGGGTCACTCATGAGGGAATAATCAATTCCTATATAATCATCCACTGGATTGCgtactgaaaataaaatactggaaaataTAAATGTTCTGCAAGGGTGACCCAAGGTTAGACCCTACTATGTGCACTTTCACCCTCAGCTAACACCACCCAGAGTCCAGCAACTCACCTGGCACCGTGTGTAGCAATGAGTTCAACAACACAAGGCCGGCATGCTTGAGCGCTGGACAGATCTGTAGCATAAAGAGACCACAAAAAAGCAGGAGGGCTGCTGTCTGTTAAATTGTATTATTGGTGAAAACACATGCAACAGATGTGGATCTTTGAGTAAGAAATCGGTATTGAGTTCAAGGCGTGGGTTGTTGGTCATTTcttattaaaactttatttttattcaacaCTCGCAACAGGCACATCGGTTTGTATGTTCTTAATATTCAGCCACTGTGGCCATTTTTCTAACTttgcatataaatgtaatataatagggactttgttttttttatgcgtTTGACCATAATTGTTTAATAACAGGGCAATCCCGTCTGGGCATCTTCTTGGACATTGATCTGtagtttaaaacttttttaaagtttttgggggTGAGATACCAATCACGATATACTTTATAAACATTGTCTTGGTTTTTTCCCATTTGTTTTCATCTAAAGATTCATACAATTTTTGCTCTCATTTGAGCATTTGCTTGGGTTTTTCCATTTTACTCTCAGAGAAGGTCTGCATAAAGGATAAGTGCACAGATGGTCAAAGAAGAATGAATCTGGATATGATTGTCCCAAAGTCTGTGTAGCAAAATGTTTAAGTTGCTGAAATCTATAGTGTTCCCTgttcagtacagttatgggacctgctatccagaatgctcgggacctggggttttctcaataaggacctttctgtaatatggCTCTCTATtccttaactctactaaaaatcatttaaatatcaaataaagccaacaggactgtttttactccaataaggattaattatgtgagttgggatcaagtacaaggtactgttttagtattacttagaaaaaggtaataatttctaaaaaaaaagatggccttcccctaattctgaTCTTTCGGGATaacttatcccatacctgtatatgttgctTTGTATGTAGATATGTCCAGGTCGGTGGTAGTTTCTAATCGTCCTCCATAGCATTAGGGCAATTTAACTACAAAGTACTAATATGCTAGTATCAACAAAGGGGGagccaaaataaaaatacatttgtaagttAATGATAGAGCAGTACTGGAAATTATGGGTTGCTGAAGGAGgtaattttagagaaaaactGGTCTGAACACAACTAACATGTAATGGTCTGTTAGAATTCTAGTGCTAAACAGATGGCCACAGGGTTGAATACATATGAATAGATCAGTTCTGGGATACGTCTAAAAGGAAATTACCAGGTATGCACAATATAAATCTATCATTAGAAAGAAAATGCCCAGACAGGACAGTGTCCATGAAACAACAAAAGATGGTAATGCCAAGTGTCAAAATTCTGCTGAAGGACAATAACGCTATAGCAATATTGAGATTAAAAAGCGTGCAAGCATTAACACTAGTCATGACTGTTAGTACTAAAGCTGCAAAGGGAAGTGTTCCAATGTATCACTATTAGATTATCAAGTAAAACGCTGAGTGTAAGGTATTTAAGGATAATTTTAGGCCCACCTACCTGCTGGTTTATGAGGTATCTCATTCCTGTAGTTATGAAAGTACCAAGAAATTCATAAACCCTCCTACAATGAGAGCGTGGAATTATTCAGGAGGGGAATGGAACAAAGAATGAGGGGATGAGGTagcataaaaacaaacattggaaTTTGAATGCAAACGGATGAATAGGATATTGTGTGTACAGAAACATATACCTGGTTCATGGGGTCATACATTTTTAAACCAGTTCTAAGTGTAAGAGTTTTAAAATACAAGTgagaataatgtataataattgtGCTTGGAAAAGCATATCCACTGTAGATGCCCACCACATGGCAACCATAGGCTTTAATAAGTGTGTTAGGTATTACGTTACTCATGATGGCTCATAATGAAGAACTCTTTGGGCATGAATGTGTTTGCAATGTTTACTTGTGAGTATAACAGGGAAGGTGCTTGTAGGGAATATGGTAGACTAGAGATTCGTTGTCATAGGGAGATGGGttgaaacaaaagaagaaaaatgaaaataataaatagaaagacTTGGTATAATACCAGTTGGAATGATATCTCTAGGGATAGAATGTTCCATCATACTCACTTGAGGGTTCCACTGAATCCAGCATGCATTCTCTCAATAGAGGCATCACAAGTCATATTGGTAATCTTCAGCCGCCCCAGCTTATCCCTGGCAAGATCCAGTTTTGTCTTGATGTGCACCCCTTCAGCAGAGGCGTTAATGATCCCAACATCATAACTGAAaaagaacaaatacaaatatgtCAACCATTGTCTATTTTAGTTCTATGGAACAAAGCCTTCCATTGTGAAAGTTATGTATTGCCTGGGAGAAGCTTATAGAActgctttataaaaatgaattcccataattttatgtaaacatgaaaagcCTCAGGAGGAGACAATTATATAGCGTGAGAATACTTACAAGAGCCAATAGAGAAGCTTGCGCTGGAAGGTCAGACTGATAGACGCGTTGTTAATATCCAACACCAACTGTTTGTGTGGCTGGAACCGCAACTCTGAGAGAGCCATATGCAGATGGGTCACACGCACACTGAAACAGACAACGTAAGAGGTGCTCTCTTTGGTCAAGGATGTCATTTACTGGCCCAGATATGATATACAAAATATTCTCCTCACTTGTTGATGCTGTAGCTGAAGCTCCCCTCTTTTCCACTCAGGTCTGGAATGGTGATATTCTCAAGTTCTTCTTCCACAAACCTCAGTCCCTCCTGTTTTACTGGGTACAACAAAAAGTCACTCATTACATGATCATTTTTGTACAACAACCTGAACCCAGCCCAACCTGCTCCTGATGAACACAAGAAAGGCAGGCAGAGCCATGACAACCGACTGGGCACATTGACCAGACCTGCCCATGGAACATCAAATGgtcaaaaagcttaaagggatactgtcatgggaaaaaattttttttattgcaaaacacatcagtaaatagtgctgctccgtcaaaattctgcactgaaatctgtttctctaaagaacaaacagatatttttatatttaattttgaaatctgacatggggctagacatattgtcagtttcccagctgcccccagtcatgtgacttatgctctgataaacttcagtcactctttactactgtactgcaagttggcgtgatatcacccccctcccatcagtttaacaacagaacaatgggaaggtaaccagatagcagctccctaacacaagataacagctgcctggtagatctaagaacagcacttaatagtaaaaacccatgtcccactgagacacattcagttacattgagtaggagaaacaacagcctgccagaaagcagttccatcctaaaggctctttctgaaaaatgaccaggcaaaatgaccggagatggcgcctacacaccaatattataaataaaaaaaaaatacacttgcaggtttaggaatttaattttatattgtagagttaattatttgcagtgtaaactgtataatttagaaataaaaactacatcataaaaatcatgacagaatccatttaattatatcttcaaaTATTCTTTATGTTTGTccaccaattgtaaattgtatttctTGAGAGCAAGGGTCTAAATATTTAGTTAATATGTCAATAATTAATATTCAAATTGAACCCTACATAAACATCAGTTATTACTAATACTGTATGTCCACTTTTCCTAATACTTACCAAATTGCAGCCCCTTGGAGGTGATCCTGATTCTGCAGCCAGGATTCTGCAAGCTTGATGCCAGTGCCATGGCAAGAACGGAAAGGAAAATGAAGACGTTTGATGGTGCCATTGTTCTTCACTAGAGGGGAGAAAAGGTGAGACTTAACATTATACACAGATTTCCGTGATCAGTGCTAGTGATGATCTAAACTGTCCTCTTTCTCTTCACCAAATATTTGCCAAATTTCAATGCTTcgtaaaatgcattaaagtcaataagcaTTTTTGACcatgtaacttttttttcccactgcaACTTTTTTACAGAGAAACCTGGCATATAATAACACTACAGGAATGTGCAGAGgcattaaaactatatatatagtgtatgctGCTATAGTGGCTAATCTATCTaagctttttaaatgttttcaagcTGCAACGGCCAGCAGTTATGCAGAATCTTAAGGCTGACTATTCCTGATCTATGCTTtgcttattttgttgtttttaaagccTGGAGCTAATTTATGTGCCTCTCTTAATGGAATTAAACGCTCGGTTTTGTGATTTACAGCTTGCTGAGATGCATGATTAACACAATTGATAAGTCAGTaagtaatatactttttaattttcTAAGAAGTGAGTGGACTCCCCTCTTTAATAGACTACATGTTCGCTTGTACTctcaaaatatatattgtaccaATATACCTCAGTAAAAGAATAGCTAAAAGAGAGAGTTGAACAGTactccttccaaacactttaaagtaactttaatatttacatgaagcattGAAAGGGTTTGGAAGGAGCACTGTTCAACTCTCTTTTAGCTATTCAATAAGTAATATAATTGTCTGAAGTAAAAGTGGGTGCATTTGGAACTGGGTGCAGGGGGGCAGGTATTTTGGGACTTGTACAAAAATACCTTTCTTCACCTGCATGTACTTCCCAGTTactaaacattatggggcacatttactaaggatcgaattttgaatttaaaaaatctaatttgatacgaatttgatcgaatttttttcgatcgaaaacggccgttcgaagtcgaacgat from the Xenopus laevis strain J_2021 chromosome 9_10L, Xenopus_laevis_v10.1, whole genome shotgun sequence genome contains:
- the pltp.L gene encoding phospholipid transfer protein: MAPSNVFIFLSVLAMALASSLQNPGCRIRITSKGLQFVKQEGLRFVEEELENITIPDLSGKEGSFSYSINNVRVTHLHMALSELRFQPHKQLVLDINNASISLTFQRKLLYWLFYDVGIINASAEGVHIKTKLDLARDKLGRLKITNMTCDASIERMHAGFSGTLKRVYEFLGTFITTGMRYLINQQICPALKHAGLVLLNSLLHTVPVRNPVDDYIGIDYSLMSDPDVSEDSLDMDFKGMFFSLSAENETIPNMSPALHIKEKERMVYIALSEYFFDSGMHAYFYSNVLSLEIAADQMPKDMDVLLRTSYFGSLMLLDPSVADSPMKMELRVLSPPRFTIKPSGTSVSVNAIINIFLIPKDLPPVQLSSLTMESRLSAKVTLKKKTLQVHLDLKRFRIFSNKSALESLALIPLQSFLKTLLQLTVMPVLNERTKRGVQIPLPEGLDFTRETTTHHAGFILIGGDLHFSKSLREVIEKYRPAPTVSATTTMGTNDSI